The window ACACCGAGCCGGCTGTCCGTGGCGACACCTCCGGTAAAGTGATGAAGACCGCTCGCCTGAAGAACGGTGCCGAGCTGCAGGTTTCCGCGTTCTGCGAAATCGGCGACTCGATCGAAATCGATACCCGCACTGGCGAGTACAAGTCCCGCGTCAAGGCCTGAGCCTGAACCGAGACAAGAAAAAGCCCGGCTGATGCCGGGCTTTTTCGTTTCTGCCGTCTGGCTTTCTCAGACGCTCACGTTCAGGCGTACGTCGATGTTTCCGCGGGTGGCGTTGGAGTAGGGGCAGACCTGGTGGGCCTTGGCAACCAGGTCCTCGGCTTCGGCCAGGTCCAGGCCCGGCAGGTTGATGTTCAGTTCCACTTCCAGGCCGAAGCCGCCCGGGATCTGGCCGATGCCGACCTTGCCGGTGATCGAGGCATCCGCCGGGATCTGCTTCTTGCTCTGGCTGGCGACGAACTTGATGGCGCCGATGAAGCAGGCGGAGTAGCCAGCGGCGAACAGCTGTTCCGGGTTGGTGGCTTCGCCGCCCTGGCCGCCCAGTTCGCGCGGGGTGCTCAGTTTCACGTCGAGGATGCCGTCCGAGGAAATGGCGCGGCCGTCGCGGCCTCCGGTGGCGGTAGCGGTGGCGGTGTAGAGGGCTTTGATAGTTTGCATGGCGGTGTCTCCGATTGTCTTGCTGGTTAATATCTTGTGCACTAAGCAGTGCGTGAGGTGGAAGTTAGTTCGATTTAATTTAGTGCGCAAGATAATTTTCGGAAGATTTCGGACTAAAGAGCGGTGCGTTCAGGCATAAGCCCGGATTACGGGCCTTGCAGCTGTTCGCGCAACTCCACCAGTTCCTGCTGGAGGCGTTGGAGCTTTTCCAACGTTAGACGGCTGCTGGCGAGGATGCAGCCCGGAATGCTCTCCGCCTGTCGGCGGAGGTCACGGCCCTTGTCGGTCAGGCGCAACTGCACCACGCGCTCGTCGGCCTGGCTGCGGGTGCGGGTGATCAGGCCCTCGGCTTCCAGGCGCTTGAGCAGTGGGGTGAGGGAGCCGGGATCGGTGAGCATCCGCGCGCTGATCTCGCCAACGGTGATGCCATCGCCTTCCCACAGCACCAGCATGGCGATGTATTGCGGGTAGGTGAGCCCCAGTGCCTGCAGCAGCGGCTTGTAGACCTTGGTCATCTGCAGGGAGGTGGAGTAGAGGGCGAAGCACAGCTGGTTGTCGAGCTTGAGTGCTTCGCAGGTCGTATCGGGCTGGGCCATCGCAGTCTCCTGGTCGGCGCCCCTGGCAGATGCCGGGGCGAATGTCCGAGATGAACAGGTAATTGCGCATTAATTTAGCGCGATGGCTATTTGTTGAACAGCGGCCGCGTGGACCCTCGGCTGTAGAGACGATCGCAACCCGCGTCAGGCGCGGAAGCCCTCGACGATGTACTCCGCCAGTTTGTCCGTGACCGGAGTCATGTGGGGCCCGCGCAGCAGCACGATGCTGGCATTGGGCAACTGCGGCAGTCCCTCGTCCTCACCCAGGATGCGCAGGTTGCCAGTGAGCAGGCTGCGCAATTGCGCGGTGACCGCCAGCCCGGCGCTGGCCACGGCGAAGAGTGCCGACAGGCTCGGGCTGCTGTAGGCGATGCGGTAATCCACCTCCATGGCCTCCAGTGCATTGCAGGCCCAGGCGCGGCAGAAGCAGGCGGTGTTGAACATCGCCAGCGGCAGCGGGCGCTGATCCTGCGGACAGAAGCTCTCGGCAGCCATCCAGACAAAGGGCTC of the Pseudomonas sp. PSE14 genome contains:
- a CDS encoding organic hydroperoxide resistance protein, with product MQTIKALYTATATATGGRDGRAISSDGILDVKLSTPRELGGQGGEATNPEQLFAAGYSACFIGAIKFVASQSKKQIPADASITGKVGIGQIPGGFGLEVELNINLPGLDLAEAEDLVAKAHQVCPYSNATRGNIDVRLNVSV
- a CDS encoding MarR family transcriptional regulator — encoded protein: MAQPDTTCEALKLDNQLCFALYSTSLQMTKVYKPLLQALGLTYPQYIAMLVLWEGDGITVGEISARMLTDPGSLTPLLKRLEAEGLITRTRSQADERVVQLRLTDKGRDLRRQAESIPGCILASSRLTLEKLQRLQQELVELREQLQGP